A region from the Citrobacter koseri ATCC BAA-895 genome encodes:
- the kdpE gene encoding two-component system response regulator KdpE, with translation MTNVLIVEDEQAIRRFLRSALESDGLRVYEAETLSRGLLEAATRKPDLIILDLGLPDGDGIDFIRDLRQWSAIPVIVLSARSEESDKITALDAGADDYLSKPFGIGELQARLRVALRRHASGPSPDPIVQFSSIKVDLAAHLVHRDEEEIHLTPIEFRLLAVLLNNAGKVLTQRQLLNQVWGPNAVEHSHYLRIYMGHLRQKLEKDPARPRHFITETGIGYRFMP, from the coding sequence GTGACCAACGTTCTGATTGTTGAAGACGAACAGGCTATTCGTCGCTTTCTGCGCAGCGCGCTGGAAAGCGACGGGCTGCGCGTGTACGAAGCAGAGACGCTAAGCCGTGGGTTGCTGGAAGCCGCCACGCGGAAACCCGATCTCATCATTCTTGATCTTGGCCTGCCTGACGGCGACGGCATCGATTTTATTCGCGACCTGCGACAATGGAGCGCAATTCCGGTGATTGTGCTTTCTGCTCGCAGCGAGGAGAGCGATAAAATCACTGCGCTGGATGCGGGCGCCGATGACTATCTGAGTAAACCCTTCGGCATTGGCGAACTACAGGCGCGCTTACGCGTGGCGCTGCGCCGTCACGCCAGCGGCCCTTCTCCTGACCCCATCGTGCAGTTTTCCAGCATAAAAGTGGACTTAGCAGCACACCTTGTCCACCGTGATGAAGAAGAAATTCACCTGACGCCGATTGAGTTTCGCTTACTGGCCGTGTTGCTGAATAATGCGGGCAAAGTGCTCACCCAGCGGCAGCTGTTGAACCAGGTCTGGGGACCGAACGCCGTCGAGCACAGTCACTATTTGCGTATTTATATGGGTCACCTGCGACAGAAACTGGAGAAAGATCCCGCCCGCCCCCGCCATTTCATTACCGAAACCGGAATCGGTTATCGTTTTATGCCATGA
- the speFL gene encoding leader peptide SpeFL: MENNSRTMPHIRRTTHIMMFAHRNSFDFHFFNAR, translated from the coding sequence ATGGAAAATAATAGCCGTACAATGCCCCATATAAGGCGGACAACTCATATTATGATGTTTGCTCACCGTAACAGCTTCGACTTTCATTTCTTTAATGCCCGTTAG
- the speF gene encoding ornithine decarboxylase SpeF: MSELKIAVSRSCPDCFSTQRSIVNVDESNFIDVAAIVLSINDIERGKLDEIDATGYGIPVFIATQNEERVPAEYLPRISGVFEHNEARNAFYGRQLETAASHYETQLRPPFFRALVDYVNQGNSAFDCPGHQGGEFFRRHPAGNQFVEYFGETLFRSDLCNADVAMGDLLIHEGAPCIAQQHAAKVFNADKTYFVLNGTSSSNKVVLNALLTPGDLVLFDRNNHKSNHHGALLQAGATPVYLETARNPYGFIGGIDAHCFEEDYLRELVSEVAPQRAQDARPFRLAVIQLGTYDGTIYNARQVVDKIGHLCDYILFDSAWVGYEQFIPMMADCSPLLLDLNENDPGILVTQSVHKQQAGFSQTSQIHKKDSHIKGQSRYVPHKRMNNAFMMHASTSPFYPLFAALDINAKMHEGVGGRNMWMDCVANGINARKLILDNCHHIRPFVPELIDGKPWQSYPTAEIANDLRFFHFVPGEHWHAFEGYAEHQYFVDPCKLLLTTPGINARNGEYDTFGVPATILANFLRENGVVPEKCDLNSILFLLTPAEDMAKLQQLVALLVRFEKLLEADAPLADVLPSIYKQHEARYAGYTLRQLCQEMHDLYARHNVKQLQKEMFRKSHFPRVSMNPQDANYAYLRGEVELVRLPDAEGRIAAEGALPYPPGVLCVVPGEIWGGAVLRYFSALEEGINLLPGFAPELQGVYIEEHDGRKQVWCYVIKPREAQNTLLKGEKL, encoded by the coding sequence ATGTCTGAATTAAAAATTGCCGTCAGTCGTTCCTGCCCTGATTGTTTTTCTACACAGCGCAGTATCGTTAATGTTGATGAAAGTAATTTCATTGATGTTGCCGCTATCGTGTTATCCATCAATGATATTGAACGAGGTAAACTCGATGAGATTGATGCGACGGGCTACGGTATTCCCGTGTTTATCGCGACACAAAATGAAGAGCGCGTTCCGGCAGAATATCTGCCGCGGATCTCGGGCGTATTCGAACATAATGAAGCCCGTAACGCCTTCTATGGCCGCCAACTGGAGACCGCTGCCAGCCACTATGAAACGCAACTGCGCCCGCCGTTCTTCCGGGCGCTGGTGGACTACGTAAACCAGGGCAACAGCGCATTTGACTGTCCGGGGCATCAGGGCGGTGAATTCTTCCGCCGTCACCCCGCAGGGAATCAGTTTGTTGAGTACTTTGGCGAAACGCTTTTCCGCTCTGATTTGTGTAATGCCGACGTGGCGATGGGCGATCTGCTTATCCATGAAGGCGCGCCGTGCATCGCGCAACAACACGCCGCGAAAGTGTTCAACGCCGATAAAACCTACTTTGTGCTGAACGGCACCTCATCGTCAAACAAAGTGGTACTTAACGCGCTGCTGACCCCAGGCGATCTGGTGCTGTTCGATCGTAATAACCACAAATCGAACCACCACGGCGCGCTGTTGCAGGCGGGCGCGACGCCGGTTTATCTGGAAACCGCGCGCAACCCGTACGGCTTCATCGGCGGGATCGACGCCCACTGCTTTGAAGAAGACTATCTGCGTGAACTGGTCAGCGAAGTGGCGCCGCAACGCGCGCAAGACGCCCGTCCGTTCCGCCTGGCGGTGATCCAGTTAGGCACCTACGACGGCACCATCTATAACGCCCGTCAGGTGGTGGATAAGATTGGTCATCTGTGCGACTACATCCTGTTTGACTCCGCATGGGTCGGCTACGAGCAGTTTATTCCGATGATGGCCGATTGCTCGCCGTTGCTGCTGGATCTGAACGAGAACGATCCGGGAATCCTGGTCACACAGTCTGTTCACAAACAGCAGGCCGGTTTCTCCCAGACCTCGCAGATCCACAAGAAAGACAGCCATATCAAAGGTCAGTCTCGCTATGTGCCGCATAAACGTATGAATAACGCGTTCATGATGCACGCCTCCACCAGCCCGTTCTACCCGCTGTTCGCCGCCCTGGACATCAACGCCAAAATGCACGAAGGCGTCGGTGGCCGTAACATGTGGATGGACTGCGTGGCGAACGGCATCAATGCTCGTAAGCTGATCCTTGATAACTGCCATCACATCCGTCCGTTCGTACCGGAATTGATCGACGGTAAACCGTGGCAGTCTTACCCCACGGCGGAGATCGCAAACGACCTGCGCTTCTTCCACTTTGTGCCGGGCGAACACTGGCATGCCTTCGAAGGCTACGCCGAACACCAGTACTTTGTTGATCCGTGCAAACTGCTGCTCACGACGCCGGGCATCAATGCGCGCAACGGCGAATACGACACCTTTGGCGTTCCGGCGACCATCCTTGCCAACTTCCTGCGTGAAAACGGCGTGGTGCCGGAAAAATGCGATCTCAACTCGATCCTGTTCCTGCTGACGCCAGCGGAAGACATGGCGAAATTGCAGCAACTCGTCGCCCTGCTGGTGCGCTTTGAGAAACTGCTGGAAGCCGATGCGCCGCTGGCTGACGTTCTGCCGTCAATTTATAAGCAGCATGAAGCGCGTTATGCCGGCTACACCCTGCGTCAGCTGTGCCAGGAGATGCACGATCTGTACGCACGCCATAACGTGAAACAGCTGCAAAAAGAGATGTTCCGTAAATCCCATTTCCCACGCGTCAGCATGAACCCGCAGGACGCCAACTACGCCTATCTGCGCGGTGAAGTCGAACTGGTTCGCCTGCCGGACGCGGAAGGACGGATCGCGGCAGAAGGCGCGCTTCCGTATCCGCCAGGGGTTTTGTGCGTTGTTCCGGGTGAAATCTGGGGCGGTGCGGTGCTGCGTTATTTCAGCGCGCTGGAAGAAGGGATCAACCTGCTGCCGGGCTTTGCGCCTGAACTACAGGGCGTTTACATCGAAGAACACGACGGCCGTAAACAGGTGTGGTGCTACGTCATTAAACCGCGCGAAGCACAGAACACCCTGCTGAAAGGGGAAAAATTATGA
- the potE gene encoding putrescine-ornithine antiporter encodes MSKAKSNKMGVVQLTILTMVNMMGSGIIMLPTKLAEVGTISIISWLVTAVGSMALAWAFAKCGMFSRKSGGMGGYAEYAFGKSGNFMANYTYGVSLLIANVAIAISAVGYGTELFGATLSPVQIGLATIGVLWLCTVANFGGARITGQISSITVWGVIIPVVGLCIIGWFWFSPTLYANSWNPHHVPFFTAVGSSIAMTLWAFLGLESACANAEVVENPERNVPIAVLGGTLGAAVIYIISTNVIAGIVPNMDLANSTAPFGLAFAQMFTPEVGKVIMALMVMSCCGSLLGWQFTIAQVFKSSADEGYFPKIFSRVTKVDAPVQGMLTIVIIQSGLSLMTISPSLNSQFNVLVNLAVVTNIIPYILSMAALVIIQKVANVPSSKAKTANFVAFIGALYSFYALYSSGEEAMLYGSIVTFLGWTLYGLVSPRFELKNKHG; translated from the coding sequence ATGAGTAAAGCCAAATCCAATAAAATGGGCGTCGTTCAGCTCACCATCCTGACAATGGTCAATATGATGGGCTCCGGGATTATCATGCTGCCCACCAAACTTGCGGAGGTCGGCACCATCTCGATCATCTCGTGGCTGGTGACTGCCGTTGGTTCAATGGCGCTGGCATGGGCTTTCGCCAAATGCGGGATGTTCAGCCGTAAATCCGGCGGTATGGGCGGCTACGCGGAGTATGCCTTTGGTAAGTCCGGCAACTTTATGGCGAACTACACCTATGGCGTTTCGCTGCTGATTGCCAACGTCGCTATCGCCATCTCCGCCGTCGGCTACGGCACCGAGTTATTCGGCGCCACGCTGTCACCGGTGCAGATCGGTCTGGCGACCATCGGCGTACTGTGGCTGTGCACCGTCGCCAACTTCGGCGGCGCGCGCATTACCGGGCAAATCAGCAGTATCACCGTCTGGGGCGTGATTATTCCGGTTGTCGGTCTGTGCATTATCGGCTGGTTCTGGTTTAGCCCAACGCTGTACGCCAACTCCTGGAACCCGCATCACGTACCGTTCTTCACCGCCGTCGGTTCTTCTATTGCGATGACGCTGTGGGCCTTCCTCGGTCTGGAATCTGCCTGTGCCAACGCCGAAGTGGTGGAAAACCCGGAGCGTAACGTACCGATTGCGGTATTAGGCGGTACGCTGGGCGCGGCGGTGATTTACATCATCTCCACCAACGTGATTGCCGGGATCGTACCAAACATGGATCTGGCCAACTCCACCGCGCCGTTCGGTCTGGCGTTCGCACAGATGTTTACCCCGGAAGTCGGTAAAGTGATCATGGCGTTGATGGTGATGTCCTGCTGCGGTTCGCTGCTGGGCTGGCAGTTCACTATCGCCCAGGTCTTCAAATCCTCGGCGGATGAAGGATATTTCCCGAAAATCTTCTCTCGCGTAACGAAAGTGGATGCGCCGGTTCAGGGGATGCTGACCATCGTGATTATCCAGAGCGGATTATCGCTGATGACCATCAGCCCATCGCTGAACAGCCAGTTCAACGTGTTGGTTAACCTGGCGGTGGTAACAAACATTATCCCGTACATTCTGTCGATGGCCGCGCTGGTGATCATTCAGAAAGTGGCAAATGTTCCGTCGTCAAAAGCCAAAACGGCGAACTTCGTGGCATTCATCGGCGCGCTGTACAGCTTCTATGCGCTGTATTCCTCCGGTGAAGAAGCGATGCTGTACGGCTCCATCGTGACCTTCCTCGGCTGGACGCTGTATGGACTGGTATCGCCGCGCTTTGAGCTGAAAAACAAACACGGTTAA
- the pgm gene encoding phosphoglucomutase (alpha-D-glucose-1,6-bisphosphate-dependent) — protein sequence MAIHNRAGQPAQQSDLINVAQLTAQYYVLKPEAGNAEHAVKFGTSGHRGSAGRHSFNEPHILAIAQAIAEERAKNGITGPCYVGKDTHALSEPAFISVLEVLAANGVDVIVQENNGFTPTPAVSNAILVHNKKGGPLADGIVITPSHNPPEDGGIKYNPPNGGPADTNVTKVVEDRANALLADGLKGVKRISLDAAMASGHVKEQDLVQPFVEGLADIVDMAAIQKAGLTLGVDPLGGSGIEYWKRIAKHYNLNLTIVNDHVDQTFRFMHLDKDGAIRMDCSSECAMAGLLALRDKFDLAFANDPDYDRHGIVTPAGLMNPNHYLAVAINYLFQHRPQWGKEVAVGKTLVSSAMIDRVVNDLGRKLVEVPVGFKWFVDGLFDGSFGFGGEESAGASFLRFDGTPWSTDKDGIIMCLLAAEITAVTGKNPQEHYNELAARFGAPSYNRLQASATSAQKAALSKLSPEMVSASTLAGDPITARLTAAPGNGASIGGLKVMTDNGWFAARPSGTEDAYKIYCESFLGEEHRKQIEKEAVEIVSEVLKNA from the coding sequence ATGGCAATCCACAACCGTGCAGGTCAACCTGCGCAACAGAGTGATTTGATTAACGTCGCCCAACTGACGGCACAGTACTATGTACTGAAACCCGAAGCAGGGAATGCAGAGCACGCCGTGAAGTTCGGTACGTCCGGGCATCGCGGTAGCGCAGGTCGTCATAGTTTTAACGAGCCGCACATCCTGGCGATCGCCCAGGCGATTGCGGAAGAGCGTGCAAAAAACGGTATCACTGGTCCTTGTTATGTGGGCAAAGATACCCACGCGCTGTCTGAACCGGCATTTATCTCTGTACTGGAAGTGCTGGCGGCGAACGGTGTTGATGTCATCGTGCAGGAAAACAATGGCTTCACGCCAACGCCTGCCGTTTCCAACGCTATCCTGGTTCACAATAAAAAAGGCGGCCCGCTGGCTGATGGCATCGTGATCACGCCATCTCACAACCCACCGGAAGACGGCGGAATTAAGTACAACCCGCCAAACGGCGGCCCGGCGGATACCAACGTCACCAAAGTGGTGGAAGACAGGGCCAACGCGCTGCTGGCTGACGGCCTGAAGGGCGTGAAGCGTATCTCTCTGGATGCGGCGATGGCCTCAGGCCATGTTAAAGAGCAGGATCTGGTGCAGCCGTTCGTTGAAGGGCTGGCGGATATCGTCGATATGGCGGCGATTCAGAAAGCGGGCCTGACGCTGGGCGTCGATCCGCTGGGCGGTTCCGGTATCGAATACTGGAAGCGTATTGCTAAGCACTACAACCTGAACCTGACTATCGTTAACGATCACGTTGATCAGACGTTCCGCTTTATGCATCTCGACAAAGACGGCGCAATCCGTATGGACTGTTCCTCCGAGTGCGCGATGGCGGGTCTGCTGGCGCTGCGTGATAAGTTCGATCTGGCGTTCGCCAACGACCCGGACTATGACCGCCACGGCATCGTGACTCCGGCAGGGCTGATGAACCCGAACCACTATCTGGCGGTAGCGATCAACTATCTGTTCCAGCACCGCCCGCAGTGGGGCAAAGAGGTGGCGGTCGGTAAAACGCTGGTTTCCTCTGCGATGATCGATCGCGTGGTGAACGATTTGGGCCGTAAACTGGTGGAAGTGCCGGTCGGCTTTAAATGGTTCGTCGACGGTCTGTTCGACGGCAGCTTCGGCTTCGGCGGCGAAGAGAGCGCCGGGGCGTCTTTCCTGCGTTTCGACGGCACGCCGTGGTCTACCGATAAAGACGGCATCATCATGTGCCTGCTGGCGGCGGAAATCACGGCCGTCACCGGGAAGAACCCGCAGGAGCACTACAACGAGCTGGCGGCCCGCTTCGGCGCGCCGAGCTATAACCGTTTGCAGGCAAGCGCAACGTCTGCGCAGAAAGCCGCATTGTCTAAGCTCTCTCCAGAAATGGTGAGCGCCAGCACGCTGGCGGGCGATCCGATCACCGCGCGTCTGACGGCGGCGCCGGGTAACGGCGCGTCGATTGGCGGCCTGAAAGTGATGACCGACAACGGCTGGTTTGCCGCGCGGCCTTCTGGCACGGAAGACGCTTATAAGATTTATTGCGAAAGCTTCCTCGGCGAGGAACACCGCAAGCAGATCGAAAAAGAAGCGGTTGAGATTGTCAGCGAAGTGCTGAAAAACGCGTAA
- the seqA gene encoding replication initiation negative regulator SeqA — translation MKTIEVDDELYSYIASHTKHIGESASDILRRMLKFSAVSQPVTPAAKEVRIAQPAIVEAKPVNPVKDKVRAMRELLLSDEYAEQKKAVNRFMLVLSTLYSLDNRAFAEATESLHGRTRVYFAADEHTLLKNGNQTKPKHVPGTPYWVITNTNTGRKCSMVEHIMQSMQFPAELIEKVCGTI, via the coding sequence ATGAAAACGATTGAAGTTGATGATGAACTCTATAGCTATATTGCCAGCCACACCAAGCATATTGGCGAGAGCGCATCCGACATTTTACGGCGCATGTTGAAGTTTTCCGCCGTATCACAGCCTGTCACTCCGGCGGCGAAAGAGGTTCGCATCGCGCAACCTGCTATCGTGGAAGCGAAGCCCGTCAACCCCGTAAAAGATAAAGTCCGCGCCATGCGTGAACTGCTGCTTTCCGACGAGTACGCGGAGCAGAAGAAAGCGGTAAACCGCTTCATGCTGGTGCTGTCTACACTCTACTCACTGGATAATCGCGCGTTTGCCGAAGCGACGGAGTCGTTGCATGGCCGTACGCGCGTCTATTTTGCGGCTGATGAACACACGCTGCTGAAAAATGGTAATCAAACTAAACCGAAACATGTGCCCGGCACGCCGTATTGGGTGATTACCAACACCAACACCGGCCGTAAATGCAGCATGGTTGAACACATCATGCAGTCAATGCAATTCCCGGCGGAATTGATTGAGAAGGTTTGCGGAACAATTTAA
- the ybfF gene encoding esterase has product MKLNIRAQTAQNLHNNSPIVLVHGLFGSLDNLGVLARDLVTDHDIIQVDMRNHGLSPRDPVMDYPAMAQDLLDTIDAEGIEKATFIGHSMGGKAVMALTALAPERIDQLVAIDIAPVDYHVRRHDEIFAAINAVTDAGAETRQQAATVMRQHLQEEGVIQFLLKSFIDGEWRFNVPVLWEQYPHIVGWETIPAWDRPVLFIPGGNSPYVTEAYRHDLLAQFPQARAHVIAGAGHWVHAEKPDAVLRAIRRYLADKAN; this is encoded by the coding sequence ATGAAATTGAATATCCGAGCGCAAACTGCACAAAACCTGCACAATAATTCTCCCATCGTCCTCGTTCACGGTTTGTTTGGCAGCCTGGACAACCTCGGCGTGCTGGCGCGCGACCTGGTGACCGATCACGATATCATTCAGGTTGATATGCGCAACCACGGTCTCTCCCCTCGCGATCCGGTGATGGACTACCCGGCAATGGCGCAAGACTTACTGGATACCATTGATGCCGAAGGCATTGAGAAAGCCACCTTTATCGGCCACTCCATGGGCGGTAAAGCGGTAATGGCGCTCACCGCGCTGGCGCCGGAGCGTATTGACCAGTTGGTCGCGATCGACATCGCGCCGGTCGATTACCACGTTCGCCGCCACGATGAAATCTTCGCCGCCATCAATGCCGTCACCGACGCGGGCGCCGAAACCCGTCAACAGGCCGCCACCGTTATGCGTCAACATCTGCAAGAAGAAGGCGTCATCCAGTTTCTGCTGAAATCGTTTATCGACGGCGAATGGCGCTTTAACGTACCGGTGTTGTGGGAACAGTATCCACATATTGTGGGCTGGGAGACCATTCCAGCCTGGGATCGCCCGGTGTTGTTTATCCCCGGCGGCAACTCGCCTTATGTGACCGAAGCATATCGTCACGATCTGCTGGCGCAGTTCCCTCAGGCGCGGGCGCACGTCATCGCCGGAGCGGGCCACTGGGTTCACGCGGAAAAACCCGATGCGGTGCTGCGCGCCATTCGTCGCTATCTGGCAGATAAGGCCAACTGA
- the ybfE gene encoding LexA regulated protein: protein MAKEQTDRTTLDLFAHERRPGRPKTNPLSRDEQLRINKRNQLKRDKVRGLKRVELKLNAEAVDALNELAESRNMSRSELIEEMLMTQLAALRGQGVV, encoded by the coding sequence ATGGCCAAAGAACAAACGGACCGTACGACATTAGATCTGTTCGCACACGAGCGTCGCCCGGGACGACCCAAAACCAATCCGCTTTCGCGTGATGAACAGCTGCGCATTAATAAGCGTAACCAGCTAAAACGCGACAAAGTACGTGGCCTTAAGCGTGTCGAACTGAAACTCAACGCTGAGGCTGTCGATGCGCTGAACGAGCTGGCCGAATCCCGCAATATGAGCCGTAGCGAACTCATCGAAGAGATGCTGATGACTCAACTGGCAGCGCTGCGCGGCCAGGGCGTAGTCTGA
- the fldA gene encoding flavodoxin FldA — MAITGIFFGSDTGNTENIAKMIQKQLGKDVADVHDIAKSSKEDLEGYDILLLGIPTWYYGEAQCDWDDFFPTLEEIDFNGKLVALFGCGDQEDYAEYFCDALGTIRDIIEPRGATIVGHWPTAGYHFEASKGLADDDHFVGLAIDEDRQPELTADRVEKWVKQISGELHLDEIINA, encoded by the coding sequence ATGGCAATCACTGGCATCTTTTTCGGCAGCGACACCGGTAATACCGAAAATATCGCAAAAATGATTCAAAAACAGCTTGGTAAAGACGTTGCCGATGTGCATGACATTGCGAAAAGCAGCAAAGAGGACCTGGAAGGGTACGACATCCTGCTGCTGGGCATCCCGACCTGGTACTACGGTGAAGCGCAATGTGACTGGGATGACTTCTTCCCGACTCTCGAAGAGATTGATTTTAACGGTAAACTGGTGGCGCTGTTCGGCTGCGGCGACCAGGAAGATTACGCAGAATATTTCTGCGACGCGTTAGGCACCATCCGCGACATCATTGAGCCGCGCGGCGCGACCATCGTCGGTCACTGGCCAACGGCGGGCTACCATTTTGAAGCGTCCAAAGGTCTGGCTGACGACGATCACTTTGTTGGTCTGGCTATCGACGAAGACCGTCAGCCTGAACTGACCGCAGATCGCGTTGAAAAATGGGTTAAACAGATTTCCGGCGAACTGCACCTCGACGAAATCATTAACGCCTGA
- the fur gene encoding ferric iron uptake transcriptional regulator, with protein sequence MTDNNTALKKAGLKVTLPRLKILEVLQEPDNHHVSAEDLYKRLIDMGEEIGLATVYRVLNQFDDAGIVTRHNFEGGKSVFELTQQHHHDHLICLDCGKVIEFSDDSIEARQREIAAKHGIRLTNHSLYLYGHCAEGDCREDEHAHDAK encoded by the coding sequence ATGACTGACAACAATACCGCATTAAAGAAGGCTGGCCTGAAAGTAACGCTTCCTCGTTTAAAAATTCTGGAAGTTCTTCAGGAACCGGATAACCATCACGTCAGTGCGGAAGATTTATATAAACGTCTGATCGACATGGGTGAAGAGATTGGGCTGGCGACCGTGTACCGTGTGCTGAACCAGTTTGATGACGCCGGTATCGTAACCCGCCACAATTTTGAAGGCGGTAAATCCGTTTTTGAGCTGACCCAACAGCATCATCACGATCACCTTATTTGCCTCGATTGTGGCAAAGTGATCGAATTCAGTGATGATTCTATCGAAGCGCGCCAGCGTGAGATTGCGGCTAAGCATGGCATTCGTTTGACGAACCACAGCCTCTATCTCTACGGCCACTGCGCTGAAGGCGATTGCCGGGAAGACGAGCACGCGCACGACGCGAAGTAA